A window of the Dyadobacter pollutisoli genome harbors these coding sequences:
- a CDS encoding mobile mystery protein B — MGLDLEYISGQTSLDEEEKEGLLIPTIATRAELNEFEQQNIEEAVQWLLTRSFKPDVVFTERFVKNLHKRMYGNVWAWAGEFRKTDKNLGIDKWQIPASLRTLLDDAKFWVENKTFSPEEIAIRFKHRIVSIHCFPNGNGRHSRLIADVIIEKIYKQPVFTWGAANLALPNDTRIIYLKAVRTADAGDITQLLAFARS, encoded by the coding sequence ATGGGATTAGATTTAGAATATATTTCGGGGCAAACATCACTTGATGAGGAAGAAAAAGAAGGATTATTAATACCCACGATTGCTACTCGCGCTGAATTGAACGAGTTTGAACAGCAAAACATAGAAGAAGCAGTTCAATGGTTACTTACTCGTTCGTTTAAACCTGATGTAGTATTTACTGAACGATTTGTAAAGAACCTTCACAAGCGTATGTACGGAAATGTCTGGGCTTGGGCGGGTGAGTTTAGAAAAACAGATAAAAATCTTGGTATCGATAAGTGGCAAATTCCTGCCTCCCTACGCACCCTGCTCGATGATGCTAAGTTTTGGGTGGAAAATAAGACCTTTTCTCCGGAAGAAATAGCTATTAGATTTAAACATCGGATAGTTAGCATTCACTGCTTCCCAAATGGAAACGGAAGGCATAGCCGTCTCATCGCCGACGTTATCATTGAGAAAATTTATAAACAGCCGGTTTTTACTTGGGGCGCAGCTAACTTAGCCCTACCAAACGATACCCGTATCATATACCTGAAAGCCGTAAGGACCGCTGATGCAGGAGATATTACGCAATTGCTTGCTTTTGCCCGGTCGTGA
- a CDS encoding toprim domain-containing protein, which produces MTCEQAREIPIVELLKHCHIHPSYVRGQDHWYISPFREEKTPSFKVNAKLNMYYDHGNGQGGDIIDLGRALFRCDTKALLEKLGSGFFSFQPQHFKETGSHMRRDVTQAPDQPAIQITGTKDLGNNPAITRYLESRHVDLDIAKSHCREVYYQVGDRNYFAVGFENRSGGYELRNEYFKGSSSPKDITHIEQGHKSVCVLEGFTDFLSLLTLRKPEPVRSDFVVLNSVNLAERSMDILRNYRTVFVYPDHDAAGNRLMEKFEHAGINFVDASGIYQNYKDLNQMLIAGKESEKQIRQQELKRSRGLRM; this is translated from the coding sequence ATGACTTGCGAGCAAGCCAGAGAGATCCCTATTGTGGAGCTCTTGAAACACTGCCATATCCATCCCAGTTATGTCCGCGGACAAGACCATTGGTATATCTCTCCATTCCGGGAGGAAAAGACCCCTTCCTTCAAGGTCAACGCCAAGCTGAACATGTATTATGATCACGGAAACGGTCAGGGAGGAGATATTATCGACCTTGGCCGGGCGCTTTTCCGTTGCGATACAAAAGCACTCCTCGAAAAACTAGGTTCCGGATTTTTTTCTTTTCAACCGCAACATTTCAAAGAGACCGGTTCGCATATGCGCCGGGACGTTACACAGGCGCCTGATCAGCCTGCTATCCAGATTACCGGCACAAAGGATTTAGGCAACAATCCGGCTATCACCCGATACCTGGAATCACGGCACGTCGATCTGGATATTGCCAAATCGCATTGCCGAGAGGTGTACTATCAGGTGGGCGACAGAAACTATTTCGCGGTGGGCTTTGAAAACCGATCCGGCGGCTATGAGCTCAGAAATGAGTACTTCAAAGGCAGCTCATCACCAAAGGATATAACCCATATCGAACAAGGTCACAAATCAGTCTGCGTGCTTGAAGGCTTCACCGATTTTCTCTCCCTTCTCACCTTGCGAAAACCGGAGCCCGTAAGAAGCGACTTTGTCGTTTTGAACTCGGTGAATTTGGCAGAGCGCAGCATGGATATCCTCAGAAATTACCGCACGGTTTTCGTGTACCCAGACCACGATGCTGCCGGTAATAGGCTGATGGAAAAGTTCGAGCATGCCGGGATCAACTTTGTTGATGCTTCGGGGATTTATCAAAATTACAAGGACTTGAACCAAATGCTGATTGCAGGCAAAGAGTCTGAAAAACAGATCCGGCAACAGGAGCTAAAAAGGTCACGGGGCTTGCGCATGTAA
- a CDS encoding site-specific integrase produces the protein MAKVKYYLKTPNASGVSLISLYLRYGGTRQVVVSTNCYVDPKHWDLKTQRLKRNAPNALEVNNNLKKWENDADELYNRRLYQKLPLDPKYIKPDLEKLVRPAARTPKIQASDLLSFVDSYITSVKGFKNINTIRTYNTHLKLLRDFAKASFRKSIAFSDITLDFYLELKDFMTKDRKFNDNTMNKHTGILKFFLNEATERGLNKNFEYRSRRFTTSRKEVYSVYLNADEINAIRDLDLSSNPRLDKVRDLFIIGCYSGLRFSDLSSIQAENISPDLLFLRVKTIKTEDYLEIPIHPFSQGIMLKYRGVTPNSLPPSISNQRMNDYLKEIAVLAGISEEIPVVETKGGVRKQRKVPKHDLVTCHTARRSFATNEYLAGTPTYAIMSITGHKTEKAFLMYIKVSKRQYAQQIADLWKNRIAGQDTLSTS, from the coding sequence ATGGCAAAGGTCAAATACTACCTGAAAACACCGAATGCATCCGGTGTTTCCCTGATTTCCCTGTACTTGCGTTACGGCGGTACAAGACAGGTCGTTGTTTCCACTAACTGCTATGTTGATCCGAAGCACTGGGATCTCAAGACGCAACGGCTAAAACGCAATGCTCCAAACGCCCTGGAAGTTAATAATAACTTAAAGAAATGGGAAAATGACGCGGACGAACTATATAACCGTCGCCTATATCAGAAACTTCCCCTGGATCCAAAGTACATCAAACCAGACCTCGAAAAGCTGGTTCGACCAGCCGCGCGAACTCCTAAAATACAAGCTTCGGACCTCCTCTCATTTGTCGACTCTTACATTACTTCAGTGAAAGGGTTCAAAAATATCAATACGATCAGGACATACAATACTCACCTTAAACTTCTACGAGATTTTGCTAAGGCCAGCTTCAGAAAATCGATTGCCTTTTCCGACATCACACTGGACTTCTACCTAGAACTCAAGGATTTCATGACCAAAGACCGGAAGTTCAATGATAATACTATGAATAAGCACACCGGAATACTGAAATTCTTCCTTAACGAAGCAACTGAGCGGGGTTTGAATAAGAACTTCGAATATCGAAGCAGGCGATTTACCACCTCAAGAAAAGAGGTTTATTCTGTCTATTTGAATGCTGACGAAATCAATGCCATCAGGGATTTGGACCTTAGCAGCAACCCAAGACTAGATAAAGTCCGCGATTTGTTTATTATTGGCTGTTACTCAGGCCTTAGATTCTCCGATCTTTCATCGATACAGGCTGAAAATATTTCTCCTGACCTTCTATTCTTGCGGGTGAAAACAATAAAGACAGAGGACTATCTCGAAATCCCTATTCACCCATTCTCACAAGGCATCATGCTGAAATACCGCGGCGTCACACCAAACAGTTTACCGCCTTCCATAAGCAACCAACGCATGAACGATTATCTAAAAGAAATCGCGGTCCTCGCCGGCATTTCGGAGGAAATACCCGTCGTCGAAACTAAAGGCGGTGTCAGAAAGCAAAGAAAGGTTCCTAAGCATGACCTTGTTACCTGCCACACTGCCCGCAGATCATTTGCGACAAATGAATACCTCGCCGGAACGCCCACTTACGCGATCATGTCGATAACAGGCCACAAAACCGAAAAAGCATTTTTGATGTATATCAAAGTTTCGAAACGTCAATATGCACAGCAGATTGCTGACCTGTGGAAAAACAGAATTGCAGGCCAGGACACACTTAGCACTAGTTAA
- a CDS encoding NYN domain-containing protein, translated as MEDKLVRIGVFYDGNYFLQVSNYYAYGHPRKRRLSISGLHDFIRHQVAQEEATDTRLCHIVDSHYFRGRLSAVEASQRADTLYNDRVFDDILMSEGVTTHYLPLKTSFEGYKQEKGIDVWLALEAYELSFYKRFNVLVLIAADGDYVPLVRKLNTLGIRVMLLGWDFEYASDTGQRFTTRTSQDLLEEATFPIQMSAIIDDRVKRNDPIVNSLFVQTESKKAKDDVAKVPDQNVSEIIALKNGFGFIKNPPNNLFFHHSSVVNADFNDLKVGDRVRFAIEKNQNGEDIAKNVYVM; from the coding sequence ATGGAAGATAAATTAGTTAGGATAGGAGTTTTCTACGATGGGAATTATTTCCTACAAGTGAGCAATTACTACGCTTACGGTCATCCCCGCAAAAGACGTCTTAGTATTTCTGGTTTGCACGACTTTATACGTCACCAAGTTGCTCAAGAAGAGGCAACTGACACGCGGCTATGTCATATAGTTGATAGTCATTATTTTAGGGGAAGGCTTAGCGCAGTTGAAGCAAGCCAGAGAGCGGATACGCTGTACAATGATCGTGTATTTGACGATATTTTGATGTCCGAAGGCGTAACCACTCATTATTTACCCTTGAAGACAAGCTTCGAAGGCTATAAGCAAGAGAAGGGTATCGACGTATGGTTGGCACTGGAGGCATATGAACTCTCCTTTTATAAGAGATTTAACGTTCTCGTGCTGATCGCTGCCGATGGTGATTATGTCCCATTAGTCCGCAAATTGAATACTCTTGGAATTCGGGTAATGTTGCTTGGATGGGATTTCGAGTACGCGTCCGACACGGGGCAACGTTTCACGACAAGGACTTCTCAGGACTTGTTAGAGGAAGCGACTTTTCCTATTCAGATGAGTGCAATAATAGATGATCGCGTAAAGCGGAATGATCCTATCGTCAACAGCCTATTTGTGCAAACAGAGAGCAAGAAAGCCAAAGATGATGTAGCGAAGGTGCCGGATCAAAACGTTAGCGAAATTATCGCGTTGAAGAATGGATTCGGTTTTATCAAAAATCCGCCTAACAACCTTTTCTTTCACCACTCAAGTGTGGTTAATGCCGATTTCAATGATCTCAAGGTTGGTGATAGAGTCCGATTTGCTATTGAAAAAAATCAAAATGGGGAGGACATTGCCAAAAATGTCTATGTGATGTAA
- a CDS encoding helix-turn-helix domain-containing protein, with translation MPNYVLMEVDTFRMLIREELSAITVAIDPNQQKSSINEPLKTRKEMAKDLDISLVTLGEWMKKGLPYRRLNGRIYFLFSEVMEYMKHFTDKSSR, from the coding sequence ATGCCAAACTACGTTCTAATGGAAGTTGATACCTTCCGCATGCTTATCAGGGAAGAGTTAAGCGCCATCACCGTCGCGATCGACCCGAATCAACAAAAATCATCCATAAATGAACCATTGAAGACAAGAAAGGAAATGGCCAAAGACCTGGACATTTCTCTCGTAACGCTTGGAGAATGGATGAAAAAAGGCCTTCCATATCGACGTCTCAATGGTCGAATCTATTTTCTATTCTCTGAGGTGATGGAGTACATGAAGCATTTCACCGATAAATCAAGTAGATGA
- a CDS encoding helix-turn-helix transcriptional regulator has protein sequence MDTKKRIYNRVKAHLALKQIKNKVLAEHLEVSPQTVSKWCTNYSQPSIPELYEIAFFLNIDVIELLEPMSSFTLQK, from the coding sequence ATGGATACGAAAAAGAGGATATATAATCGCGTCAAGGCCCACCTTGCACTAAAACAGATCAAGAATAAGGTTCTTGCTGAGCATTTGGAAGTTAGCCCGCAGACAGTGTCCAAATGGTGTACTAATTATAGTCAGCCGTCCATTCCTGAGCTCTACGAGATCGCTTTCTTCCTGAATATTGACGTAATAGAGTTGTTGGAGCCGATGTCGTCGTTCACTTTACAAAAGTAG
- a CDS encoding DUF5712 family protein: MFINITDSKEANNKGSSSGLVHYLEKENRLDQKQKIEHWFNGQRAGIRPYEVVSKIDNNIAKLGKTDAKFFLVNISPSQKETAFLKKQYGEDGAKEQMKEFAATVMDAYAKNFNRDGITSHQDLVWFAKLENYRYYGHNDAEVKQGIRKRGERKDGEQMHVQVIVSRKDATNKVKLSPMNTSRGKNAEHSKKMGQFDRIAFKQSGESLFDSMFGFDRQLKETLAYANIQKNGKLTQREQLTVLTKAASRNHQSRSVANELAQAVCHRLFANTADMLAETGKSAADFLKIMLEPSYTAGADHIPEHLRKKGKKKSQSQQITH; this comes from the coding sequence ATGTTTATCAACATCACCGACAGCAAGGAAGCTAACAATAAGGGTAGTAGCAGCGGACTGGTACATTACCTGGAAAAAGAGAACCGACTTGACCAAAAGCAAAAAATAGAACACTGGTTTAACGGACAGCGCGCCGGAATCCGCCCTTATGAGGTCGTTAGCAAGATCGATAACAATATTGCCAAGCTCGGCAAGACCGATGCCAAGTTTTTTCTAGTCAATATAAGCCCGAGCCAGAAGGAGACCGCATTCCTGAAAAAGCAGTACGGTGAAGATGGTGCGAAAGAACAAATGAAAGAATTTGCTGCTACTGTGATGGATGCCTACGCTAAGAACTTTAACCGCGACGGCATTACCAGTCATCAAGACCTGGTTTGGTTTGCCAAACTGGAAAACTACCGTTACTATGGCCACAACGATGCCGAGGTCAAGCAAGGGATCAGAAAACGGGGCGAGCGCAAGGATGGCGAGCAGATGCACGTACAGGTCATTGTCAGCAGGAAAGATGCTACAAACAAAGTCAAGCTCAGCCCAATGAATACCTCGCGGGGAAAAAATGCGGAGCACTCTAAAAAAATGGGCCAGTTCGACCGGATCGCTTTCAAACAAAGCGGCGAAAGCCTTTTTGATAGCATGTTCGGGTTTGACAGGCAGCTTAAAGAGACACTTGCTTACGCCAATATCCAGAAAAACGGCAAGCTGACGCAGCGGGAACAGCTGACGGTACTGACCAAGGCTGCTTCACGAAATCACCAGAGCAGATCAGTGGCCAACGAGCTGGCGCAGGCTGTTTGCCATCGCTTGTTCGCTAACACGGCCGATATGCTGGCCGAAACCGGCAAATCAGCAGCGGATTTCCTAAAAATAATGTTGGAGCCGTCCTATACAGCCGGCGCTGATCATATTCCTGAACATCTGAGGAAAAAAGGAAAGAAAAAATCGCAGAGTCAACAGATTACACACTGA
- a CDS encoding type II toxin-antitoxin system PemK/MazF family toxin, translating into MSIEIFKIGDICLVKLPKCGKYCLHGLHKCVICGRSGSNYVVAPISSNRKELKLCEYPVEAGRCGMAWDSKIKLDQIRPVSAELVLKRDQNRADEGMLKAISNYLKKEAEEIENFRTAA; encoded by the coding sequence ATGAGTATAGAAATATTCAAAATTGGAGACATTTGTCTCGTTAAATTACCAAAATGTGGTAAGTACTGTTTACATGGGTTGCATAAGTGCGTTATATGTGGGCGAAGCGGCAGCAACTATGTCGTTGCGCCGATATCATCAAATAGAAAAGAGTTAAAGTTATGTGAGTACCCAGTTGAGGCTGGCAGATGCGGGATGGCCTGGGACTCAAAGATTAAGCTAGATCAGATTAGACCAGTTAGTGCGGAACTTGTCTTGAAGAGGGACCAGAATCGAGCTGACGAAGGTATGTTAAAAGCGATAAGTAATTATTTAAAGAAAGAAGCGGAGGAGATAGAAAATTTCAGAACTGCTGCATGA
- a CDS encoding helix-turn-helix domain-containing protein, translating to MSTATKPNHIGHKIGRIRELRGWKQESLAHELNVSQQTVSKIEQSETVDEELLEQISKILGVSSEGIKNFNEDAVFNYIQNNYEGANASSGTIGIFQHCTFNPIDKLIEVFEENKKLYERLLESEREKIELLRNRD from the coding sequence ATGAGCACAGCAACAAAACCTAACCACATTGGTCACAAAATTGGGCGCATCCGTGAACTCCGCGGGTGGAAACAAGAGTCGCTTGCCCACGAACTGAACGTCAGTCAGCAAACGGTATCTAAGATAGAGCAGAGCGAAACAGTTGATGAAGAGTTGCTGGAACAAATCAGTAAGATCCTTGGTGTATCGTCAGAAGGAATTAAGAATTTTAATGAAGATGCTGTGTTCAATTATATTCAGAACAACTATGAAGGGGCAAATGCAAGCTCCGGCACTATTGGCATTTTTCAGCATTGTACTTTTAACCCGATCGATAAACTCATAGAAGTGTTTGAGGAGAATAAGAAGCTCTACGAGCGCTTGCTTGAAAGTGAACGAGAAAAAATAGAACTTTTAAGAAACAGAGACTGA
- a CDS encoding BfmA/BtgA family mobilization protein yields the protein MEDINVKSVRYPVFVDEKFEKIALKLGRTKRQVFIQMVDYFYKSKKDPSDLNDELLKNALMKSHKDYIGFIRKQEEMLLIPIKTEMERVAESQDEIVQRFNSQVAKANADLLNGQNDLVRRFRETDALMEAIRKNQRSKELLKAQFLFILDSYIKSRDSFGMMTPGREKEELIAATKMQVNLL from the coding sequence ATGGAGGATATCAATGTAAAATCGGTCAGGTACCCCGTCTTCGTCGATGAAAAATTTGAAAAGATCGCCCTTAAACTGGGGCGAACAAAACGGCAGGTCTTCATCCAGATGGTGGACTATTTCTATAAAAGCAAGAAAGATCCCTCAGACCTGAATGATGAACTTTTGAAGAATGCGCTGATGAAAAGCCACAAAGATTACATCGGTTTTATCCGAAAGCAGGAAGAGATGCTGTTAATCCCGATCAAGACCGAAATGGAGCGGGTAGCTGAATCGCAGGATGAGATCGTTCAGCGGTTTAACAGCCAAGTGGCCAAAGCTAATGCAGATCTTCTCAACGGCCAGAACGACCTGGTGCGCCGGTTCAGGGAAACCGACGCGCTGATGGAGGCGATTAGGAAAAACCAGCGGAGCAAGGAGCTCTTGAAAGCGCAGTTCCTCTTTATCCTGGACAGCTATATCAAGTCCAGGGATTCGTTCGGCATGATGACGCCTGGTAGAGAGAAGGAAGAGCTGATCGCTGCCACTAAAATGCAGGTCAATTTATTATAA
- a CDS encoding HEPN domain-containing protein, with protein METVNLTTNDNQSSNEQKLADARELIAEFFHATDLEFIRVELWQFLKAVTTEKPFYFLGDPSTVLCLERHLQKIIKVCRLLLDVAEDDGIDLDTGNFQPFSHAQIEADRKYIGNVRELNDRYGGMIHRLSLAETEQPLLAIKRVFEIYSYDQWQEILEDWVEYALSKVSICEATGECAEIIQYELLESLLEAIYLISRSDQGIPYQKRRLGKVAGGKAIIELLIAALDPLLIFEVKHPTPELIEQKPYRELLIVFADDNQKPFKEYQPIVELSSVGDEKLCCSVHKLSNIHHALISGQVYFLLACTNNNLVYQRSVSPLPKVLPETLGQLMKQSRQAFTTGKDKARKFFEGAEYYRQKGELALSMFMLQQTSETTFRTIALSLYGREKRTHSIRSLKRFNHRLAPQLNDIFPGGSPDEERLLQLIEDAYSGGRYNFQYEISVPDYEEMFFRVSRLQELAVFAFEERMRVILISMS; from the coding sequence ATGGAGACTGTAAATTTGACAACAAACGATAACCAAAGTTCGAACGAGCAGAAACTTGCGGATGCCCGAGAATTGATCGCAGAATTTTTTCACGCGACCGATCTGGAATTTATACGTGTTGAACTGTGGCAATTCCTGAAAGCGGTAACCACCGAAAAGCCCTTTTACTTTCTGGGCGATCCGTCTACGGTGCTTTGCCTGGAAAGGCATTTGCAAAAGATTATTAAGGTATGCAGACTGCTGTTAGATGTTGCCGAAGACGATGGGATCGACCTTGACACCGGCAATTTTCAGCCTTTCAGTCATGCGCAAATTGAAGCTGACAGGAAGTATATAGGTAATGTTCGGGAGCTCAACGACCGATATGGTGGCATGATCCACAGGTTGTCGCTCGCTGAGACCGAGCAGCCGCTTTTGGCAATTAAGCGAGTCTTTGAGATTTACAGCTATGACCAGTGGCAAGAGATTCTGGAAGACTGGGTAGAATACGCATTAAGCAAAGTGAGTATCTGCGAAGCGACCGGCGAATGTGCTGAAATCATCCAGTACGAGTTATTGGAATCGCTTCTTGAAGCCATTTACCTGATTTCAAGAAGCGATCAGGGAATTCCGTATCAGAAACGCCGCCTTGGAAAAGTAGCTGGCGGCAAGGCGATCATCGAACTGCTAATTGCAGCGCTTGACCCGCTACTAATATTTGAGGTAAAGCATCCGACGCCGGAACTAATAGAGCAGAAGCCATATAGGGAATTACTGATTGTGTTTGCCGATGATAATCAAAAACCCTTCAAAGAGTATCAGCCAATAGTTGAGCTATCCAGCGTGGGCGATGAAAAGCTCTGCTGTTCAGTTCACAAATTATCGAATATTCATCATGCACTTATTAGTGGGCAAGTATATTTCTTGTTGGCATGCACCAATAATAATCTGGTCTACCAAAGAAGCGTTTCACCTTTGCCGAAAGTACTCCCGGAAACACTGGGACAATTGATGAAGCAATCAAGACAGGCTTTTACAACCGGAAAAGACAAAGCCAGAAAATTCTTTGAGGGGGCAGAGTATTATCGGCAAAAAGGTGAGCTTGCACTATCAATGTTTATGCTTCAACAAACCAGCGAAACCACATTCCGCACCATTGCCCTATCGCTGTATGGAAGGGAAAAGCGAACACATTCGATAAGGTCGCTTAAAAGGTTCAACCATAGGTTAGCTCCTCAATTGAATGACATCTTTCCTGGTGGTTCGCCGGATGAAGAAAGGCTTTTACAGCTCATTGAAGATGCGTACTCCGGGGGTAGGTATAATTTCCAATATGAAATCAGCGTTCCGGACTACGAAGAGATGTTCTTTCGGGTGTCTCGTTTACAAGAATTAGCAGTATTCGCATTTGAGGAGAGAATGCGAGTCATATTGATCTCGATGAGTTAG
- a CDS encoding primase-helicase family protein yields the protein MMSEKAMYLRIGTSYFKKVLRPLSSGDTISSLIPWSAECIRLDHSRDYLKDRVDCYDGFCFVPSHLDYQQKVGGFYNRYQPFQHVARQGDASTIFQFLTHIFGEQIEMGYDYFKILLERPTQILPILCLVSEERGTGKTTFLHFVKSIFGENMTINSNEDFRSNFNIEWAQKLVIGVDETFLDRKEDSERIKNLSTARFYKVEAKGFDRQEVEFFGKFILCSNNEDHFIIAEPGEIRYWVRKVPPLKSEDHHLLAELRAQIPSFLHFLVSRDFVHPSKTRMWFTAEQISTPALKRLLNQNRNKLEVEIAHILLTIADEKDLDEIRFCTGDVQDWLNKKHIRFKDVSQIKRILQSAWKLSPASNSLAYPLYRFVTDGTVFEQTGKGRYYTLSRERINELNELP from the coding sequence ATGATGAGCGAGAAAGCAATGTACCTACGCATAGGGACCAGCTACTTCAAGAAGGTGCTGCGCCCTTTGTCTTCCGGCGACACAATATCCTCATTGATCCCCTGGTCAGCGGAGTGCATCCGATTGGATCACAGCCGAGACTATCTGAAAGACCGGGTGGATTGCTACGACGGCTTCTGTTTCGTGCCGAGCCATCTGGACTATCAGCAAAAAGTGGGCGGGTTTTACAACCGCTACCAGCCATTCCAGCACGTCGCCCGCCAAGGGGACGCATCGACGATCTTTCAGTTCCTGACCCATATTTTCGGAGAGCAGATCGAAATGGGCTACGATTACTTCAAAATCCTGCTCGAACGCCCGACACAGATCCTTCCGATCCTGTGCCTGGTTAGTGAAGAGCGCGGAACGGGAAAGACCACATTCCTACATTTTGTCAAGTCTATCTTCGGAGAAAACATGACCATCAACAGCAATGAGGACTTCCGCTCCAACTTCAACATCGAGTGGGCCCAGAAGCTCGTTATCGGCGTGGACGAAACGTTTCTGGACAGAAAGGAGGATTCCGAAAGGATCAAGAACCTGAGCACGGCCCGGTTCTATAAGGTGGAAGCGAAGGGCTTCGACCGGCAGGAGGTCGAGTTCTTTGGCAAGTTCATACTTTGCAGCAACAACGAGGACCACTTCATCATCGCTGAGCCAGGAGAGATCCGGTACTGGGTCAGAAAGGTGCCGCCACTCAAATCGGAGGATCACCATCTGCTTGCCGAGCTGCGAGCGCAGATCCCGTCCTTTCTGCATTTTCTGGTAAGTCGGGACTTTGTTCACCCGAGTAAAACGCGCATGTGGTTTACCGCAGAGCAAATCTCGACGCCGGCATTGAAGAGACTGCTCAATCAGAACCGCAACAAGCTGGAAGTAGAGATCGCCCATATCCTGCTGACGATCGCCGATGAAAAGGACCTGGATGAAATCCGGTTCTGTACCGGGGATGTCCAGGATTGGCTCAACAAAAAGCACATCCGTTTCAAAGACGTCTCTCAGATCAAGCGAATTTTGCAAAGTGCGTGGAAATTGAGCCCTGCAAGTAACTCGCTTGCATACCCGCTATACCGGTTTGTGACCGATGGTACTGTCTTCGAACAGACCGGGAAAGGCAGGTACTACACCCTCTCCCGAGAGCGCATAAATGAGCTCAACGAATTGCCCTGA
- a CDS encoding Fic family protein has translation MSGEIRLPKLPLSSEIETRAVLKKLSTARAALAGLNGIAESIPNERIIINTLALQEAKDSSAIENIVTTHDELYSSDSQAHQFVSLAAKEVYNYAHALLEGYQQVKQTGLLTSNNIIALQALLEENDAGFRKVPGTVLKNEQTGEVVYMPPQNHADIVSLMGNLEHFINDDSLSDIDPVIKMAIIHHQFESIHPFYDGNGRTGRIVNILYLVKEGLLKLPILYLSRFINQNKAAYYNLLQQTRQTEQWEPWILYILDAVEQTALQTSDMIRDIKVLMTGHKQKIRTELPKVYSQDLINSLFRHPYTKIEFVKKDLNVARKTAARYLDSLCEIDLLHKKKLGKENYYFNDDLISLLINVGSLKRDRENAAIIKTTHR, from the coding sequence ATGAGCGGCGAGATACGACTACCCAAACTGCCTCTTTCGAGTGAAATAGAAACCAGGGCAGTACTTAAAAAGCTAAGTACTGCACGTGCAGCCTTAGCTGGTTTGAATGGTATTGCAGAAAGCATTCCCAATGAGCGCATTATCATTAACACCCTTGCACTGCAGGAAGCTAAGGATAGTTCGGCAATAGAAAACATCGTAACAACGCATGACGAGTTATATAGTAGTGACAGTCAGGCACATCAATTTGTAAGCCTTGCCGCCAAAGAAGTGTATAATTATGCACACGCATTACTTGAAGGATATCAGCAGGTAAAGCAAACAGGCCTTCTTACAAGCAACAATATTATTGCACTGCAGGCATTACTAGAAGAAAATGACGCCGGATTCAGAAAGGTACCTGGCACGGTCCTGAAAAATGAACAAACAGGCGAAGTCGTCTACATGCCTCCACAAAATCATGCAGATATCGTCTCGCTCATGGGAAACTTAGAGCATTTTATAAACGACGACAGTCTTTCAGACATTGATCCGGTGATAAAGATGGCAATCATCCATCATCAATTTGAAAGCATTCACCCTTTTTACGACGGTAATGGACGGACCGGCCGGATTGTGAATATCCTATACCTCGTCAAAGAGGGCCTGCTCAAATTACCTATTCTGTACCTCAGCCGGTTTATTAATCAAAATAAAGCTGCCTATTATAATTTGTTGCAACAAACTCGTCAGACAGAACAATGGGAACCCTGGATTTTATATATTCTGGACGCTGTCGAGCAAACAGCCCTGCAAACATCGGATATGATAAGAGACATTAAGGTTCTGATGACCGGTCACAAACAGAAGATCAGGACAGAGTTGCCAAAGGTATATAGTCAGGATTTGATAAATAGTTTATTTCGGCACCCATATACCAAAATCGAGTTCGTGAAAAAGGATTTGAATGTAGCAAGAAAAACAGCCGCCCGGTATCTGGACTCACTTTGTGAAATAGATCTTCTACACAAGAAAAAGTTAGGCAAGGAAAACTATTATTTCAATGACGATCTGATTTCTCTACTAATAAATGTGGGAAGTTTGAAACGTGACCGAGAGAACGCTGCCATCATTAAAACGACGCACCGCTAG